One part of the Streptomyces ferrugineus genome encodes these proteins:
- a CDS encoding phosphatase PAP2 family protein: MGEATVTTLEGREAAVPQPVADETGRGHLRRLRAPRHPRLWFEILLIAVSYWTYSLIRNAVPEQRAEALRNADWLWKLEHDLGIAVEESINHAVNGVTWLIVGMNYYYATLHFIVTLGVLVWLYRSHPGRYAATRLVLFATTGVALVGYYLYPLAPPRLMTRTGFIDTVLAHDTWGSMASGDLKNMSNQYAAMPSMHIGWSVWSGLTIFALARIPWVRVLGLLYPTATLLVIVATANHFWLDAVGGLICLAFGYTVARVWYGALPYSLPRMVPRPPTAGRGRAAGCPPAAAGVNAGRPFEPSSRPTEDGHPPARPRTPTEP, translated from the coding sequence ATGGGTGAAGCGACCGTGACGACACTGGAAGGCCGGGAAGCGGCCGTTCCGCAACCCGTCGCGGACGAGACGGGGCGGGGACACCTGCGCCGTCTGCGCGCCCCACGCCACCCCCGGCTCTGGTTCGAGATCCTGCTGATCGCGGTGAGTTACTGGACGTACTCACTCATCCGCAACGCGGTACCGGAGCAGCGGGCGGAGGCCCTGCGCAACGCCGACTGGCTCTGGAAGCTGGAGCACGACCTCGGCATCGCCGTCGAGGAGTCGATCAACCACGCCGTGAACGGCGTGACTTGGCTCATCGTCGGCATGAACTACTACTACGCGACCCTGCACTTCATCGTCACGCTGGGTGTCCTGGTCTGGCTCTACCGCAGTCACCCCGGCCGCTACGCGGCGACCCGCCTGGTCCTCTTCGCGACCACGGGTGTGGCCCTGGTCGGCTACTACCTGTACCCGCTCGCTCCCCCACGGTTGATGACCAGGACCGGTTTCATCGACACGGTCCTGGCCCACGACACCTGGGGTTCGATGGCGTCCGGCGATCTGAAGAACATGTCGAACCAGTACGCCGCGATGCCGTCGATGCACATCGGCTGGTCGGTCTGGTCCGGCCTGACGATCTTCGCCCTGGCGAGGATCCCCTGGGTCCGCGTCCTGGGCCTGCTCTACCCGACGGCCACGCTCCTGGTGATCGTGGCAACGGCCAACCACTTCTGGCTGGACGCGGTGGGCGGACTGATCTGCCTGGCGTTCGGCTACACGGTGGCGCGCGTATGGTACGGAGCGCTGCCGTACTCACTGCCACGGATGGTGCCCAGGCCGCCCACGGCGGGAAGGGGCCGTGCCGCGGGGTGTCCGCCCGCAGCGGCGGGCGTCAACGCAGGGCGCCCCTTTGAGCCATCGAGCCGCCCGACCGAGGACGGACACCCCCCGGCGCGGCCCCGCACCCCCACGGAACCGTAG
- a CDS encoding LacI family DNA-binding transcriptional regulator has translation MTTRLADIAAQAGVSEATVSRVLNGKPGVAATTRQSVLAALDVLGYERPVRLRQRSEGLVGLITPELENPIFPALAQVIGQALTRQGYTPVLATQTPGGSTEDELTEMLVDRGVAGIIYVSGLHADTTADMQRYERLRAQGVPFVLVDGFSPKVQAPFISPDDRAAMTLAVTHLASLGHTRIGLALGPKRFVPVQRKIEGFVRAMQDQLDLPAQTVETELIQHSLYTLEGGQAAATALIDRDCTAVVCASDMMALGAIRAARQHDLRVPRDISVVGFDDSPLIAFTDPPLTTVRKPVPAMGQAAVRTLLEEIGGTPAPHSEFVFMPELVVRGSTASAPGDRIRP, from the coding sequence GTGACCACACGGCTTGCCGACATCGCTGCTCAGGCGGGGGTGAGCGAAGCGACCGTCAGCCGCGTCCTCAACGGGAAGCCGGGCGTCGCCGCCACCACTCGCCAGTCCGTGCTGGCCGCACTCGACGTGCTCGGCTATGAGCGCCCGGTGAGGCTGCGCCAACGGAGCGAGGGCCTGGTGGGCCTGATCACCCCGGAGCTGGAGAACCCGATATTCCCGGCCCTGGCCCAGGTCATCGGACAGGCGCTGACCAGGCAGGGCTACACCCCCGTGCTGGCCACCCAGACCCCCGGCGGCTCCACCGAGGACGAGCTCACCGAGATGCTCGTCGACCGCGGAGTGGCCGGCATCATCTACGTCTCCGGCCTGCACGCCGACACCACCGCCGACATGCAGCGCTACGAGCGACTGCGCGCCCAGGGCGTCCCCTTCGTCCTGGTGGACGGCTTCTCCCCCAAGGTCCAGGCGCCCTTCATCTCCCCCGACGACCGCGCGGCGATGACCCTGGCGGTCACCCACCTCGCCTCCCTGGGCCACACCCGCATCGGCCTCGCCCTGGGCCCCAAGCGCTTCGTCCCGGTCCAGCGCAAGATCGAGGGCTTCGTCCGCGCGATGCAGGACCAGCTCGACCTGCCGGCGCAGACCGTCGAGACCGAGCTGATCCAGCACTCCCTCTACACCCTGGAGGGCGGCCAGGCGGCCGCGACGGCCCTGATCGACCGCGACTGCACCGCGGTGGTCTGCGCCAGCGACATGATGGCGCTGGGCGCGATACGAGCGGCCCGCCAGCACGACCTGCGGGTCCCCCGCGACATCTCGGTCGTGGGCTTCGACGACTCCCCCCTGATCGCCTTCACCGACCCGCCCCTCACCACCGTCCGCAAGCCGGTCCCGGCGATGGGCCAGGCCGCGGTACGCACGCTCCTCGAGGAGATCGGCGGGACTCCCGCTCCGCACAGTGAGTTCGTGTTCATGCCGGAGCTGGTGGTGCGCGGTTCGACGGCTTCGGCCCCCGGTGACAGGATTCGTCCCTGA
- a CDS encoding extracellular solute-binding protein — protein sequence MRRGIAATALVASLALAATACGGDDSGSESSGPVTITWWDTSNATNEAPTYQALVKEFEAANKDIKVKYVNVPFDQAQNKFDTAAGSKGAPDVLRSEVGWTPAFAKKGFFLPLDGTEALAEQDKFKSNLIEQAKYEDKVYGVPFTTDTLALVYNKDLFEKAGVEAPKTWDDLKKAAATIKDKTGVDGYWGSAQGYYAQTFLYGEGTDTVDADAKKITVNSAAAKKGYETWLGLFDGKGLHKADTTADAYAHIQEAFVNGKVAAIIQGPWEITNFYKGSAFKDKNNLGIATVPAGSAGKAGAPTGGHNLSVYAGSDKAHQEASLKFVKFMTSAKAQETIALKNSTLPTRDDAYTAEVKADPGIAGYQTVLSAAQPRPALPEYSSFFPVLDTELNGIAGGKESLDKGLGDAETAIAKLVPDFTK from the coding sequence ATGCGGCGTGGCATAGCGGCCACCGCGCTGGTGGCGTCCCTCGCTCTCGCGGCGACGGCCTGCGGCGGGGACGACAGCGGCAGCGAATCGAGCGGGCCGGTCACCATCACCTGGTGGGACACCTCCAACGCCACCAACGAGGCGCCGACCTACCAGGCCCTGGTCAAGGAGTTCGAGGCCGCCAACAAGGACATCAAGGTCAAGTACGTCAACGTCCCCTTCGACCAGGCGCAGAACAAGTTCGACACCGCCGCCGGCTCCAAGGGCGCCCCGGACGTCCTGCGCTCCGAGGTCGGCTGGACCCCCGCCTTCGCCAAGAAGGGCTTCTTCCTGCCGCTGGACGGCACCGAGGCCCTCGCCGAGCAGGACAAGTTCAAGTCCAACCTGATCGAGCAGGCCAAGTACGAGGACAAGGTCTACGGCGTTCCGTTCACCACGGACACCCTCGCGCTGGTCTACAACAAGGACCTGTTCGAGAAGGCCGGCGTCGAGGCCCCCAAGACCTGGGACGACCTGAAGAAGGCCGCCGCCACGATCAAGGACAAGACCGGCGTCGACGGCTACTGGGGCTCCGCCCAGGGCTACTACGCCCAGACGTTCCTCTACGGCGAGGGCACCGACACCGTCGACGCCGACGCCAAGAAGATCACCGTCAACTCGGCCGCGGCCAAGAAGGGCTACGAGACCTGGCTGGGCCTCTTCGACGGCAAGGGCCTGCACAAGGCCGACACCACCGCCGACGCCTACGCCCACATCCAGGAGGCGTTCGTCAACGGCAAGGTCGCCGCGATCATCCAGGGCCCCTGGGAGATCACCAACTTCTACAAGGGCTCCGCGTTCAAGGACAAGAACAACCTCGGCATCGCCACCGTCCCGGCCGGCTCCGCCGGCAAGGCGGGCGCCCCGACCGGCGGCCACAACCTCTCCGTGTACGCCGGCTCGGACAAGGCGCACCAGGAGGCCTCGCTGAAGTTCGTGAAGTTCATGACCTCGGCGAAGGCCCAGGAGACCATCGCCCTGAAGAACTCCACGCTCCCGACGCGCGACGACGCCTACACCGCCGAAGTGAAGGCCGACCCGGGCATCGCCGGCTACCAGACGGTGCTCTCCGCCGCCCAGCCGCGCCCGGCCCTGCCCGAGTACAGCTCGTTCTTCCCCGTGCTGGACACCGAGCTGAACGGCATCGCCGGCGGCAAGGAGTCCCTGGACAAGGGCCTGGGCGACGCCGAGACCGCCATCGCCAAGCTGGTTCCGGACTTCACCAAGTGA
- a CDS encoding carbohydrate ABC transporter permease produces MTVAIDRATGKVRGERGPRRGPLKRLKSSYRKYWYAYAMITPVVIVLGVLVLYPLAYGFYLTLTDANSLNTARTIGVNEIEATYKFIGFDNYADILWGPTSYDRFWSHFIWTIVWTAACVTLHYTIGLGLALLLNQKLRGRTFYRMMMVLPWAVPTFVTVFGWRFMLADGGIINAGLEWLHLPTPLWLEDAFWQRFAAIMVNTWAGVPFMMLSLLGGLQSIDASLYEAAEMDGASAWQRFRYVTLPGLRSVSSTVVLLGIIWTFNQFAIIFLLFGNTAPDAQILVTWAYRLGFGQQPRDFAQSAAFGMLLLAILVVFTSFYRRWLNRNDQQLAI; encoded by the coding sequence ATGACAGTCGCCATCGACCGCGCGACCGGCAAGGTGCGCGGTGAGCGCGGGCCGCGGCGCGGGCCGCTGAAGCGCCTCAAGAGCAGCTACCGGAAGTACTGGTACGCCTACGCGATGATCACGCCCGTGGTCATCGTGCTCGGTGTCCTCGTGCTGTACCCGCTGGCGTACGGCTTCTATCTGACCCTCACCGACGCCAACAGCCTCAACACGGCCCGCACCATCGGCGTCAACGAGATCGAGGCCACCTACAAGTTCATCGGCTTCGACAACTACGCCGACATCCTGTGGGGCCCGACCTCCTACGACCGGTTCTGGTCCCACTTCATCTGGACGATCGTCTGGACGGCCGCCTGTGTCACCCTGCACTACACGATCGGCCTGGGCCTGGCTCTGCTGCTCAACCAGAAGCTGCGCGGACGCACCTTCTACCGGATGATGATGGTCCTGCCGTGGGCCGTGCCCACCTTCGTCACCGTCTTCGGCTGGCGCTTCATGCTCGCCGACGGCGGCATCATCAACGCCGGCCTCGAATGGCTCCACCTGCCGACACCGCTGTGGCTGGAGGACGCCTTCTGGCAGCGGTTCGCCGCGATCATGGTCAACACCTGGGCCGGTGTGCCGTTCATGATGCTCTCCCTGCTCGGCGGACTGCAGTCCATCGACGCCAGCCTCTACGAGGCCGCCGAAATGGACGGCGCGAGTGCCTGGCAGCGCTTCCGGTACGTCACCCTGCCGGGCCTGCGGTCCGTCAGCTCCACCGTCGTACTCCTCGGCATCATCTGGACCTTCAACCAGTTCGCGATCATCTTCCTGCTGTTCGGCAACACCGCGCCGGACGCCCAGATCCTCGTCACCTGGGCCTACCGCCTCGGCTTCGGACAGCAACCGCGCGACTTCGCGCAGTCGGCGGCGTTCGGCATGCTGCTGCTGGCCATCCTCGTCGTCTTCACCTCCTTCTACCGCCGCTGGCTGAACCGCAATGACCAGCAGCTCGCGATCTGA
- a CDS encoding sugar ABC transporter permease: MSTTTVSTPASADRPAADTAPPRKARRRGESGPLASLASHGILIAASLIALFPVAWLVFLSLGPDKDDYLHPGGIWSKMTLDNYSFVLQHTNFFHWAASSLIVSLGTTVVGVMVAATTGYAVSRMRFPGYKKFMWLLLLTQMFPIAVLIVPMYQILSELQLIDSYLGLVLVYCATAVPYSAWLLKGYFDTIPFEIDEAGRVDGLTPFGTFVRLILPLAKPGLAVAAFYNFITAFGEVAFASTFMLSDTKYTFAVGLQSFISEHDAQRNLMAATAVLVAIPASAFFYFVQKNLVTGLTAGGTKG; this comes from the coding sequence ATGAGCACCACGACCGTTTCGACACCCGCCTCCGCGGACCGGCCCGCCGCGGACACCGCACCGCCGCGCAAGGCACGCCGCCGGGGCGAGAGCGGCCCCCTCGCCTCGCTCGCCTCCCACGGCATCCTGATCGCGGCGAGCCTGATCGCGCTCTTCCCGGTCGCCTGGCTGGTCTTCCTGTCCCTCGGCCCCGACAAGGACGACTATCTGCACCCCGGCGGCATCTGGAGCAAGATGACGCTGGACAACTACTCGTTCGTCCTGCAGCACACGAACTTCTTCCACTGGGCGGCCAGTTCGCTGATCGTCTCGCTCGGCACCACCGTCGTCGGCGTGATGGTGGCCGCCACCACCGGCTACGCGGTCTCACGCATGCGGTTCCCCGGCTACAAGAAGTTCATGTGGCTGCTGCTGCTCACACAGATGTTCCCGATCGCCGTGCTCATCGTGCCGATGTACCAGATCCTGTCGGAGCTGCAGCTCATCGACAGCTACCTCGGCCTCGTCCTCGTCTACTGCGCGACCGCCGTGCCCTACAGCGCCTGGCTGCTCAAGGGCTACTTCGACACCATCCCGTTCGAGATCGACGAGGCCGGACGCGTCGACGGACTGACCCCCTTCGGCACGTTCGTACGGCTGATCCTGCCGCTCGCCAAGCCCGGTCTCGCGGTCGCCGCCTTCTACAACTTCATCACGGCCTTCGGCGAGGTCGCGTTCGCCTCGACGTTCATGCTGTCCGACACGAAGTACACCTTCGCCGTCGGCCTGCAGAGTTTCATCAGCGAGCACGACGCCCAGCGCAACCTCATGGCCGCCACGGCCGTGCTGGTCGCCATACCCGCCTCCGCGTTCTTCTACTTCGTGCAGAAGAACCTGGTGACCGGCCTGACCGCGGGCGGCACGAAGGGCTGA
- a CDS encoding glycoside hydrolase family 13 protein yields the protein MSQHSADPAPNSAVATVAKRRDWWRDAVIYQVYPRSFADSNGDGMGDLEGIRSRLPYLRDLGVDAVWLSPFYASPQADAGYDVADYRAVDPMFGNLLDADALIRDARELGLRTIVDLVPNHSSDQHEWFKRAVAEGPGSPLRDRYHFRPGKGENGELPPNDWESIFGGPAWTRVPDGEWYLHLFAPEQPDFNWEHPAVGDEFRSILRFWLDMGVDGFRIDVAHGLVKAEGLPDLGSHDQLKLLGNDVMPFFDQDGVHDIYRQWRFVLDEYAGERIFVAEAWTPTVERTANYVRPDELHQAFNFQYLSTDWDAAELRKVVDRTLEAMRPVGAPATWVLSNHDVTRHATRFANPPGLGTQIRTAGDRELGLRRARAATLLMLALPGSAYVYQGEELGLPDVVDLPDEVRQDPAYFRGAGQDGFRDGCRVPIPWTRTGSSYGFGAGGSWLPQPQGWGELSVEAQTGDPDSTLELYRSALAVRRAQPDLGAGDSVEWLKAPEGVLAFRRGEFVCVANTTGESVTTPSYGRVLLSSGEVAEVDGEAKVPADTTVWWATA from the coding sequence ATGAGCCAGCACTCCGCCGACCCGGCCCCGAACTCCGCCGTCGCCACCGTCGCCAAGCGCCGTGACTGGTGGCGGGACGCGGTGATCTACCAGGTCTATCCGCGCAGCTTCGCCGACAGCAACGGCGACGGCATGGGCGATCTGGAAGGCATCCGCTCCCGCCTGCCCTACCTGCGCGACCTCGGTGTGGACGCCGTGTGGCTCAGCCCCTTCTACGCCTCCCCGCAGGCCGACGCCGGCTACGACGTCGCCGACTACCGGGCCGTCGACCCGATGTTCGGCAACCTGCTCGACGCGGACGCGCTGATCCGCGACGCCCGGGAGCTGGGGCTGCGGACCATCGTCGACCTGGTCCCCAACCACTCCTCCGACCAGCACGAGTGGTTCAAGCGAGCGGTCGCGGAAGGGCCGGGATCCCCGCTGCGCGACCGCTACCACTTCCGCCCCGGCAAGGGTGAGAACGGCGAACTCCCGCCCAACGACTGGGAGTCGATCTTCGGTGGCCCCGCGTGGACGCGGGTGCCGGACGGTGAGTGGTACCTCCACCTCTTCGCCCCCGAGCAGCCCGACTTCAACTGGGAGCACCCGGCGGTCGGGGACGAGTTCCGCTCGATCCTGCGCTTCTGGCTGGACATGGGCGTCGACGGCTTCCGCATCGACGTCGCCCACGGCCTGGTGAAGGCGGAGGGCCTGCCGGACCTCGGATCCCACGACCAGCTCAAGCTGCTGGGCAACGATGTCATGCCGTTCTTCGACCAGGACGGCGTGCACGACATCTACCGCCAGTGGCGGTTCGTCCTCGACGAGTACGCCGGCGAGCGCATCTTCGTCGCCGAGGCGTGGACCCCGACCGTCGAGCGCACGGCGAACTACGTCCGCCCGGACGAGCTGCACCAGGCCTTCAACTTCCAGTACCTGTCGACCGACTGGGACGCGGCCGAGCTGCGCAAGGTCGTCGACCGCACCCTGGAGGCGATGCGCCCGGTCGGCGCCCCCGCCACCTGGGTCCTGTCCAACCACGACGTCACCCGGCACGCCACCCGCTTCGCCAACCCGCCCGGCCTCGGCACCCAGATCCGCACCGCCGGGGACCGCGAACTCGGCCTGCGGCGGGCGAGGGCGGCGACCCTGCTCATGCTCGCGCTGCCCGGCTCCGCGTACGTCTACCAGGGCGAGGAGCTCGGCCTGCCGGACGTCGTCGACCTCCCCGACGAGGTGCGCCAGGACCCGGCGTACTTCCGCGGCGCCGGCCAGGACGGCTTCCGTGACGGCTGCCGGGTGCCGATCCCGTGGACGCGCACGGGATCGTCGTACGGCTTCGGCGCGGGCGGCAGCTGGCTGCCGCAGCCGCAGGGCTGGGGCGAGCTGAGCGTCGAGGCCCAGACCGGCGACCCCGACTCCACCCTGGAGCTCTACCGCTCCGCCCTCGCCGTCCGCCGCGCACAGCCCGACCTGGGCGCCGGCGACTCGGTGGAGTGGCTCAAGGCGCCGGAAGGCGTCCTCGCCTTCCGGCGCGGGGAGTTCGTGTGCGTCGCGAACACCACGGGCGAGTCGGTGACGACCCCCTCGTACGGCCGTGTCCTGCTCAGCAGCGGCGAGGTGGCCGAGGTCGACGGCGAGGCGAAGGTGCCCGCGGACACGACGGTGTGGTGGGCCACGGCGTAG
- a CDS encoding tetratricopeptide repeat protein, whose product MKIARTIRGRSRAVATLHRLGHQLREGRYEEVEAGARALEAEAARLRRRGLRLSVGWHAKALATAVACAHGRGAQVLAELESLAADLGGMTGSGRTLLLMVRNNRAMALGLLGRCAEAEAETLDLLRELARIKHLAPVWEIELCALANLADALYYQDRHEEAEAIARGNLPRAEGAALASLHCTLVRGLSGQGRHDEALTEARRFAPRWDRGQSGGLDLATAGALHGLGRLDEAEAAARRALTDCERFLHPDHPRIQDVHALLARITADEPPTPAAEEAAR is encoded by the coding sequence GTGAAGATCGCACGGACGATACGGGGCCGCTCGCGGGCAGTGGCCACCCTGCACCGACTCGGCCACCAGCTGCGAGAGGGCAGGTACGAGGAGGTCGAGGCCGGGGCCAGGGCGCTGGAGGCCGAAGCGGCACGGCTGCGCCGGCGAGGGCTGCGGCTGTCGGTGGGCTGGCACGCCAAGGCGCTGGCCACGGCGGTGGCCTGTGCCCACGGGCGCGGGGCGCAGGTGCTGGCCGAACTGGAGTCCCTCGCGGCGGACCTGGGCGGGATGACCGGGTCCGGGCGGACGCTGCTGCTGATGGTCCGCAACAACCGCGCGATGGCCCTCGGCCTTCTGGGGCGGTGCGCCGAGGCCGAGGCGGAGACGCTGGACCTGCTGCGCGAACTGGCCCGCATCAAGCATCTGGCGCCGGTGTGGGAGATCGAGCTGTGCGCGTTGGCCAACCTGGCGGACGCGCTGTACTACCAGGACCGCCACGAGGAGGCCGAGGCCATCGCCCGGGGGAACCTGCCCCGCGCCGAAGGGGCCGCGCTCGCCTCCCTGCACTGCACCCTGGTGCGCGGCCTGAGCGGACAGGGACGGCACGACGAGGCGCTGACCGAGGCGCGCCGATTCGCCCCACGGTGGGACCGAGGGCAGAGCGGCGGCCTGGACCTGGCCACCGCCGGCGCCCTGCACGGTCTGGGGCGGCTCGACGAGGCGGAGGCTGCGGCGCGTCGGGCGCTCACCGACTGCGAGCGCTTCCTGCACCCGGACCACCCCCGCATCCAGGACGTCCACGCCCTGCTGGCCCGCATCACCGCCGACGAGCCACCGACGCCGGCAGCCGAAGAGGCTGCTCGCTGA
- a CDS encoding carbohydrate-binding module family 20 domain-containing protein — MGVQRQPGADAIPLSSASYPTWSRSVIVPKSTTFEYKFLKKDGSGNVTWESGTNRSYTTGSSSGYTAGGTWR; from the coding sequence GTGGGAGTCCAACGCCAACCGGGGGCCGACGCGATCCCGCTGTCGTCGGCGTCGTACCCGACGTGGAGCAGGTCGGTGATCGTCCCGAAGAGCACGACCTTCGAGTACAAGTTCCTCAAGAAGGACGGCTCGGGCAACGTGACCTGGGAGTCCGGCACCAACCGCTCGTACACGACCGGCAGTTCGTCGGGATACACCGCCGGCGGCACGTGGCGGTGA
- a CDS encoding carbohydrate-binding module family 20 domain-containing protein produces the protein MIGLSGGNATLTIPAKSAIAFYDGEFTPCDTACEEPDDGTSTVTATFSGYAPTSAGQDVYVVGSIAALGGWDTSKAVKLSSSGKDGSGNVTWESNANRGPTRSRCRRRRTRRGAGR, from the coding sequence GTGATCGGCTTGTCCGGTGGCAACGCGACCCTCACGATCCCCGCGAAGAGCGCGATCGCCTTCTACGACGGTGAGTTCACGCCCTGCGACACCGCGTGCGAGGAACCGGACGACGGCACCTCGACGGTGACCGCGACCTTCTCCGGGTACGCGCCCACCTCGGCCGGGCAGGACGTGTACGTGGTCGGTTCGATCGCGGCGCTGGGCGGCTGGGACACGTCGAAGGCGGTGAAGCTGTCGTCGTCCGGGAAGGACGGCTCCGGGAACGTCACGTGGGAGTCCAACGCCAACCGGGGGCCGACGCGATCCCGCTGTCGTCGGCGTCGTACCCGACGTGGAGCAGGTCGGTGA